A genomic window from Bicyclus anynana chromosome 11, ilBicAnyn1.1, whole genome shotgun sequence includes:
- the LOC112043788 gene encoding hexosaminidase D isoform X1 gives MHKIVHLDLKGAPLKLPFLEKVLFNIKKWGATGILVEWEDSFPYKGEISCIGSIADASGDGMYTVDEVKQILRCAKENELEVIQLVQTIGHMEFVLKHPLYRRYQEKPRSPAVLCPSQQQGQELVRAMVLQALDMQPDAKYFHIGADEVWHSGVCVKCQLKAASSIYGKLSLYLEHVRDLAQFIKQQRPELTILMWDDILRTIYPEILQYYNLTDLVQPVVWDYNTKENFLLNPQMWDIYRSQFPNVWVGSAFKGASGSCEVFPSTERYVSNQQAWIDEIAKVNEINFVGVILTGWSRYDHFATLCELLPVSMGCLKHCLQSWDNRLDRSASQHEVIEILPPQDLPGREFANVMRIFQLLRERGEKLIRSDFVTTWLNPWQIDCGYTNPAQLEIIVNESVLVHRELTGYKELLLRHLSAVTGPRSTEEWVGTYVSPLLKRLTDLRDTALARYNIDASVKPL, from the exons ATGCATaa GATAGTCCATTTGGATTTAAAAGGTGCACCTTTAAAGTTGCCATTTTTGGAGAAG GTCCTATTTAATATAAAGAAATGGGGTGCTACGGGAATATTAGTGGAGTGGGAGGACTCTTTCCCTTACAAAGGGGAGATATCATGTATTGGCAGCATTGCTGATGCCAGTGGTGATGGGATGTACACAGTAGATGAAGTGAAGCAAATATTGAGATGTGCAAAGGAAAATGAACTGGAAGTG ATACAGTTAGTACAGACCATAGGGCACATGGAGTTTGTCCTCAAACACCCGCTGTACAGACGGTACCAGGAGAAGCCCCGCTCCCCAGCGGTGCTGTGCCCCTCCCAGCAGCAGGGCCAGGAGCTGGTGCGAGCCATGGTGCTGCAGGCGCTGGATATGCAGCCTGATGCCAAGTACTTCCATATTGGGGCTGATGAA gtTTGGCATAGTGGAGTGTGTGTGAAATGCCAGTTGAAGGCCGCATCCAGCATCTACGGCAAGCTGAGTCTCTACTTGGAGCACGTCCGAGACCTGGCGCAGTTCATAAAGCAGCAGCGGCCCGAGCTGACCATCCTCATGTGGGACGATATACTGCGGACTATCTATCCTGAGATATTGCAGT ATTACAACCTAACGGATCTGGTGCAGCCAGTAGTATGGGACTACAACACCAAGGAGAACTTCCTGCTCAACCCTCAAATGTGGGACATCTACAGGTCGCAGTTCCCTAACGTGTGGGTTGGAAGCGCATTCAAAGGCGCCAGTGGCAGTTGCGAG GTATTCCCTTCCACGGAGAGATACGTGAGCAACCAACAGGCTTGGATAGATGAGATTGCAAAAGTCAATGAAATCAACTTTGTCGGCGTCATACTCACTGGATGGTCAAG ATACGATCACTTTGCGACTCTTTGCGAGCTGCTGCCGGTGTCCATGGGCTGTTTGAAACATTGCCTACAGTCGTGGGACAACCGTTTGGACAGGAGCGCCTCCCAAcatg aaGTAATCGAGATACTGCCACCACAAGACCTGCCCGGCCGAGAGTTTGCAAACGTCATGAGGATCTTTCAGCTGCTGAGGGAACGGGGTGAGAAACTGATACGGAGCGATTT CGTGACCACGTGGTTGAACCCGTGGCAGATAGACTGCGGCTACACCAACCCCGCGCAACTAGAGATCATCGTCAACGAGTCTGTACT GGTACACAGAGAGCTGACGGGTTACAAGGAGCTACTCCTGCGGCACCTGTCGGCGGTGACGGGCCCGCGCAGCACGGAGGAGTGGGTGGGCACGTACGTGTCGCCGCTGCTGAAGAGGCTGACGGACCTGCGGGACACGGCCCTCGCGCGGTACAACATCGACGCCAGCGTCAAGCCTCTGTAG
- the LOC112043788 gene encoding hexosaminidase D isoform X2, with translation MHKIVHLDLKGAPLKLPFLEKVLFNIKKWGATGILVEWEDSFPYKGEISCIGSIADASGDGMYTVDEVKQILRCAKENELEVIQLVQTIGHMEFVLKHPLYRRYQEKPRSPAVLCPSQQQGQELVRAMVLQALDMQPDAKYFHIGADEVWHSGVCVKCQLKAASSIYGKLSLYLEHVRDLAQFIKQQRPELTILMWDDILRTIYPEILQYYNLTDLVQPVVWDYNTKENFLLNPQMWDIYRSQFPNVWVGSAFKGASGSCEVFPSTERYVSNQQAWIDEIAKVNEINFVGVILTGWSRYDHFATLCELLPVSMGCLKHCLQSWDNRLDRSASQHVIEILPPQDLPGREFANVMRIFQLLRERGEKLIRSDFVTTWLNPWQIDCGYTNPAQLEIIVNESVLVHRELTGYKELLLRHLSAVTGPRSTEEWVGTYVSPLLKRLTDLRDTALARYNIDASVKPL, from the exons ATGCATaa GATAGTCCATTTGGATTTAAAAGGTGCACCTTTAAAGTTGCCATTTTTGGAGAAG GTCCTATTTAATATAAAGAAATGGGGTGCTACGGGAATATTAGTGGAGTGGGAGGACTCTTTCCCTTACAAAGGGGAGATATCATGTATTGGCAGCATTGCTGATGCCAGTGGTGATGGGATGTACACAGTAGATGAAGTGAAGCAAATATTGAGATGTGCAAAGGAAAATGAACTGGAAGTG ATACAGTTAGTACAGACCATAGGGCACATGGAGTTTGTCCTCAAACACCCGCTGTACAGACGGTACCAGGAGAAGCCCCGCTCCCCAGCGGTGCTGTGCCCCTCCCAGCAGCAGGGCCAGGAGCTGGTGCGAGCCATGGTGCTGCAGGCGCTGGATATGCAGCCTGATGCCAAGTACTTCCATATTGGGGCTGATGAA gtTTGGCATAGTGGAGTGTGTGTGAAATGCCAGTTGAAGGCCGCATCCAGCATCTACGGCAAGCTGAGTCTCTACTTGGAGCACGTCCGAGACCTGGCGCAGTTCATAAAGCAGCAGCGGCCCGAGCTGACCATCCTCATGTGGGACGATATACTGCGGACTATCTATCCTGAGATATTGCAGT ATTACAACCTAACGGATCTGGTGCAGCCAGTAGTATGGGACTACAACACCAAGGAGAACTTCCTGCTCAACCCTCAAATGTGGGACATCTACAGGTCGCAGTTCCCTAACGTGTGGGTTGGAAGCGCATTCAAAGGCGCCAGTGGCAGTTGCGAG GTATTCCCTTCCACGGAGAGATACGTGAGCAACCAACAGGCTTGGATAGATGAGATTGCAAAAGTCAATGAAATCAACTTTGTCGGCGTCATACTCACTGGATGGTCAAG ATACGATCACTTTGCGACTCTTTGCGAGCTGCTGCCGGTGTCCATGGGCTGTTTGAAACATTGCCTACAGTCGTGGGACAACCGTTTGGACAGGAGCGCCTCCCAAcatg TAATCGAGATACTGCCACCACAAGACCTGCCCGGCCGAGAGTTTGCAAACGTCATGAGGATCTTTCAGCTGCTGAGGGAACGGGGTGAGAAACTGATACGGAGCGATTT CGTGACCACGTGGTTGAACCCGTGGCAGATAGACTGCGGCTACACCAACCCCGCGCAACTAGAGATCATCGTCAACGAGTCTGTACT GGTACACAGAGAGCTGACGGGTTACAAGGAGCTACTCCTGCGGCACCTGTCGGCGGTGACGGGCCCGCGCAGCACGGAGGAGTGGGTGGGCACGTACGTGTCGCCGCTGCTGAAGAGGCTGACGGACCTGCGGGACACGGCCCTCGCGCGGTACAACATCGACGCCAGCGTCAAGCCTCTGTAG
- the LOC112043772 gene encoding sodium-independent sulfate anion transporter isoform X2, whose product MIPRRKHNASSGSLPAPDDKHASNDYILADGAAREGWRAALRRRCNRKTLHKRLPIIAWLPQYSAAQALGDLIAGVTVGLTVIPQSLAYANIAGLPPQYGLYGSFLGCFVYIVLGGCRAVPAGPTAIASLLTWQVAGGVLPKAVLLSLLAGLVQLLMGALGLGFLVNFVSGPVSSGFTSAVALMIATSQVKDLFAIPVTGTTFLQQWISIFRNIHGAALWDPVLGFVCIALLLSMRKIGMIKLGANDPDGPSTRQKVLTKAMWLLGTCRNALVVVAGGALGAAVAAQGEAPVRLMGPIPSGVPTPTLPEFSYVRADNTTADFLDMVSELGSGLLVIPLIVLLEDIAICKAFSDGRTIDATQEMIALGLANVANSFVQAFPGGGSLARSVVSNGSGVKTPFNGLYTGVMVIVALQFFTQYFEYIPKAALAAVIISAILFMVEYDVVKPMWRAKKLDLIPGIGTFVLCLTLPIELGILTGVVVNIVFILYHAARPKFSVELLRTEAGVEYLMITPDRCLMFPSVDYVRRLVTKSAAGGSLPVVLECTHIYSADYTAAKSIEQLTADFHARQQPLYFYNVKPSVCSIFEAVTKPEHFVVFYEDDELDRLLASDPRLAPAKPPPSPPPPLPPVSPPHASLA is encoded by the exons ATGATACCGCGCCGCAAACACAACGCGTCCTCCGGCTCGCTGCCAGCGCCCGACGACAAGCACGCCAGCAACGACTACATCT TGGCAGACGGCGCGGCGCGCGAAGGCTGGCGCGCGGCGCTGCGGCGGCGATGCAACCGCAAGACGCTACACAAGCGGTTGCCCATCATCGCCTGGCTGCCGCAGTACTCCGCCGCGCAAGCGCTGGGCGACCTCATCGCCGGCGTCACCGTGGGGCTCACCGTCATCCCCCAGTCGCTGGCCTACGCCAACATCGCGGGGTTGCCGCCCCAGTACGGACTCTACGGCTCGTTTCTTGGCTGCTTCGTGTATATCGTCCTGGGCGGATGCCGCGCCGTGCCCGCGGGGCCCACGGCCATCGCGTCGCTGCTAACGTGGCAG GTGGCGGGAGGTGTATTACCCAAGGCCGTGCTGCTCAGTCTCCTGGCCGGCCTGGTGCAACTGCTCATGGGTGCGCTGGGGCTGGGCTTCCTCGTCAACTTCGTCTCCGGCCCCGTGTCCTCCGGTTTCACGTCAGCAGTGGCGCTCATGATCGCCACCAGCCAAGTGAAGGACCTGTTCGCGATCCCCGTGACTGGCACCACTTTCCTGCAGCAATGGATCTCAATCTTCCGCAACATCCACGGCGCTGCCTTATGGGACCCCGTGCTGGGATTCGTGTGTATAGCGCTGCTGCTGTCCATGAGG AAAATCGGCATGATCAAGCTGGGTGCCAACGATCCAGACGGTCCGAGCACGCGGCAGAAGGTTCTAACGAAAGCGATGTGGTTGTTGGGCACGTGTCGTAATGCGCTTGTGGTCGTCGCTGGAGGCGCGCTGGGAGCCGCTGTAGCTGCTCAGGGCGAAGCACCCGTCCGACTCATGGGGCCCATACCGTCCGGAGTACCAACACCCACGCTACCAGAGTTTTCCTACGTCCGCGCTGATAACACCACGGCCGATTTCCTCGATATGGTGTCGGAATTAGGGTCAGGACTGCTGGTTATTCCGCTGATAGTGCTCTTGGAAGACATTGCCATCTGCAAGGCGTTCTCGGACGGACGGACTATAGATGCTACGCAAGAGATGATCGCGCTGGGGCTGGCTAATGTCGCCAACTCCTTCGTGCAGGCGTTTCCTGGTGGCGGCTCGCTCGCGCGTTCTGTGGTCTCCAACGGCTCCGGTGTCAAGACGCCCTTCAATGGATTGTAtacag GGGTGATGGTGATCGTGGCGTTGCAGTTCTTCACGCAGTACTTCGAGTACATCCCGAAGGCGGCGCTCGCGGCCGTCATCATCTCCGCCATCTTGTTCATGGTGGAGTACGACGTGGTCAAGCCAATGTGGCGTGCCAAAAAGCTGGACCTCATCCCCGGCATCGGCACCTTCGTGTTATGCCTCACGCTGCCCATCGAGCTGGGCATCCTCACCGGGGTGGTGGTCAACATCGTGTTCATACTGTACCACGCCGCGCGGCCCAAGTTCTCCGTGGAGCTGCTGCGTACGGAGGCGGGCGTGGAGTACCTCATGATCACGCCGGACCGCTGCCTCATGTTCCCGTCCGTGGACTACGTGCGGCGGCTGGTGACCAAGAGCGCGGCGGGCGGCTCGCTGCCCGTGGTGCTGGAGTGCACGCACATCTACAGCGCGGACTACACGGCCGCCAAGAGCATCGAGCAGCTGACCGCCGACTTCCACGCGCGCCAGCAGCCGTTGTACTTCTACAACGTGAAGCCGTCCGTCTGCTCCATCTTCGAGGCCGTCACCAAGCCGGAGCACTTCGTTGTGTTCTACGAGGACGACGAGTTGGACCGACTCCTGGCGTCCGACCCGAGATTGGCGCCCGCCAAGCCGCCGCCGTCGCCGCCGCCCCCGCTGCCCCCCGTCTCACCCCCGCACGCCTCCCTCGCCTGA
- the LOC112043771 gene encoding pancreatic triacylglycerol lipase, which yields MERVFYIVCAFLFLDTNANWVAKYGPFRTLLYSDWITCDHSKDLNLNVSATEVFFYDFQNDYNYSYTIDSAAEAIRNAYNLDVTRRLILFVPGYKSHIARNAPEIIRMAFKNVPNIYLMILDHSIYTSAQGGRVKSYERSVNYTYDLGKAVGQLLTKFRLIGFESKNIHCIGHSLGGQILGYAGSMYYNMTSEKVWRVTGIDPAGPCFSNSLIEDQIRSGIAEYVEVYHCNAGGLGTTSVLADADFFLNDGKIQPLCDANFFNSFGDSEARCSHKSCVKYWAETVSNPGWYLAWKCDSYKEFTKGKCAANEVTIAGYSNPGNATGVFYASTATYGVL from the exons ATGGAGCGCgtgttttatattgtttgtgCGTTTTTGTTTTTAGATACGAATGCCAACTGGGTGGCTAAGTATGGACCATTCAGAACTCTTTTATATTCAGATTGGATTACAT GTGACCACAGCAAGGATTTGAATTTGAACGTATCCGCCACAGAAGTGTTCTTCTATGATTTCCAAAATGACTACAACTACAGCTACACTATCGACAGCGCAGCGGAAGCTATCCGAAATGCCTACAACCTTGACGTTACTAGAAGACTCATATTGTTCGTGCCTGGTTACAAGTCACACATCGCCCGGAACGCACCGGAGATCATTCGCATGGCTTTCAAAAACGTTCCCAACATCTACCTGATGATTTTGGACCACTCAATCTACACCTCAGCGCAAGGAGGTCGAGTAAAAAGCTACGAACGCTCAGTGAATTACACATACGACTTGGGAAAAGCGGTAGGGCAATTACTGACCAAGTTCCGCTTAATAGGTTTCGAATCCAAGAACATACATTGTATTGGACACAGTTTGGGCGGTCAGATCCTCGGGTATGCTGGCTCTATGTACTATAATATGACGTCAGAGAAAGTTTGGCGGGTGACAGGGATCGATCCAGCGGGACCTTGCTTTTCAAATTCGCTAATTGAAGACCAAATTCGTTCAGGAATTGCGGAGTACGTCGAGGTTTATCATTGCAACGCTGGTGGTTTAGGAACAACAAGCGTTCTGGCAGACGCTGATTTCTTTTTAAACGATGGCAAGATTCAACCGCTTTGCGATGCCAATTTTTTCAACAGTTTCGGTGATTCAGAAGCAAGATGCAGTCACAAATCTTGTGTTAAATATTGGGCCGAGACTGTTAGTAATCCTGGCTGGTATTTGGCTTGGAAGTGCGATTCTTACAAAGAGTTTACCAAAGGCAAATGCGCGGCAAACGAAGTCACTATAGCTGGTTATTCGAACCCTGGTAATGCGACTGGTGTTTTCTATGCTTCAACAGCGACTTATGGTGTTTTGTAa
- the LOC112043772 gene encoding sodium-independent sulfate anion transporter isoform X1 — MRIHNVPCSMKIAARMIPRRKHNASSGSLPAPDDKHASNDYILADGAAREGWRAALRRRCNRKTLHKRLPIIAWLPQYSAAQALGDLIAGVTVGLTVIPQSLAYANIAGLPPQYGLYGSFLGCFVYIVLGGCRAVPAGPTAIASLLTWQVAGGVLPKAVLLSLLAGLVQLLMGALGLGFLVNFVSGPVSSGFTSAVALMIATSQVKDLFAIPVTGTTFLQQWISIFRNIHGAALWDPVLGFVCIALLLSMRKIGMIKLGANDPDGPSTRQKVLTKAMWLLGTCRNALVVVAGGALGAAVAAQGEAPVRLMGPIPSGVPTPTLPEFSYVRADNTTADFLDMVSELGSGLLVIPLIVLLEDIAICKAFSDGRTIDATQEMIALGLANVANSFVQAFPGGGSLARSVVSNGSGVKTPFNGLYTGVMVIVALQFFTQYFEYIPKAALAAVIISAILFMVEYDVVKPMWRAKKLDLIPGIGTFVLCLTLPIELGILTGVVVNIVFILYHAARPKFSVELLRTEAGVEYLMITPDRCLMFPSVDYVRRLVTKSAAGGSLPVVLECTHIYSADYTAAKSIEQLTADFHARQQPLYFYNVKPSVCSIFEAVTKPEHFVVFYEDDELDRLLASDPRLAPAKPPPSPPPPLPPVSPPHASLA; from the exons GATGATACCGCGCCGCAAACACAACGCGTCCTCCGGCTCGCTGCCAGCGCCCGACGACAAGCACGCCAGCAACGACTACATCT TGGCAGACGGCGCGGCGCGCGAAGGCTGGCGCGCGGCGCTGCGGCGGCGATGCAACCGCAAGACGCTACACAAGCGGTTGCCCATCATCGCCTGGCTGCCGCAGTACTCCGCCGCGCAAGCGCTGGGCGACCTCATCGCCGGCGTCACCGTGGGGCTCACCGTCATCCCCCAGTCGCTGGCCTACGCCAACATCGCGGGGTTGCCGCCCCAGTACGGACTCTACGGCTCGTTTCTTGGCTGCTTCGTGTATATCGTCCTGGGCGGATGCCGCGCCGTGCCCGCGGGGCCCACGGCCATCGCGTCGCTGCTAACGTGGCAG GTGGCGGGAGGTGTATTACCCAAGGCCGTGCTGCTCAGTCTCCTGGCCGGCCTGGTGCAACTGCTCATGGGTGCGCTGGGGCTGGGCTTCCTCGTCAACTTCGTCTCCGGCCCCGTGTCCTCCGGTTTCACGTCAGCAGTGGCGCTCATGATCGCCACCAGCCAAGTGAAGGACCTGTTCGCGATCCCCGTGACTGGCACCACTTTCCTGCAGCAATGGATCTCAATCTTCCGCAACATCCACGGCGCTGCCTTATGGGACCCCGTGCTGGGATTCGTGTGTATAGCGCTGCTGCTGTCCATGAGG AAAATCGGCATGATCAAGCTGGGTGCCAACGATCCAGACGGTCCGAGCACGCGGCAGAAGGTTCTAACGAAAGCGATGTGGTTGTTGGGCACGTGTCGTAATGCGCTTGTGGTCGTCGCTGGAGGCGCGCTGGGAGCCGCTGTAGCTGCTCAGGGCGAAGCACCCGTCCGACTCATGGGGCCCATACCGTCCGGAGTACCAACACCCACGCTACCAGAGTTTTCCTACGTCCGCGCTGATAACACCACGGCCGATTTCCTCGATATGGTGTCGGAATTAGGGTCAGGACTGCTGGTTATTCCGCTGATAGTGCTCTTGGAAGACATTGCCATCTGCAAGGCGTTCTCGGACGGACGGACTATAGATGCTACGCAAGAGATGATCGCGCTGGGGCTGGCTAATGTCGCCAACTCCTTCGTGCAGGCGTTTCCTGGTGGCGGCTCGCTCGCGCGTTCTGTGGTCTCCAACGGCTCCGGTGTCAAGACGCCCTTCAATGGATTGTAtacag GGGTGATGGTGATCGTGGCGTTGCAGTTCTTCACGCAGTACTTCGAGTACATCCCGAAGGCGGCGCTCGCGGCCGTCATCATCTCCGCCATCTTGTTCATGGTGGAGTACGACGTGGTCAAGCCAATGTGGCGTGCCAAAAAGCTGGACCTCATCCCCGGCATCGGCACCTTCGTGTTATGCCTCACGCTGCCCATCGAGCTGGGCATCCTCACCGGGGTGGTGGTCAACATCGTGTTCATACTGTACCACGCCGCGCGGCCCAAGTTCTCCGTGGAGCTGCTGCGTACGGAGGCGGGCGTGGAGTACCTCATGATCACGCCGGACCGCTGCCTCATGTTCCCGTCCGTGGACTACGTGCGGCGGCTGGTGACCAAGAGCGCGGCGGGCGGCTCGCTGCCCGTGGTGCTGGAGTGCACGCACATCTACAGCGCGGACTACACGGCCGCCAAGAGCATCGAGCAGCTGACCGCCGACTTCCACGCGCGCCAGCAGCCGTTGTACTTCTACAACGTGAAGCCGTCCGTCTGCTCCATCTTCGAGGCCGTCACCAAGCCGGAGCACTTCGTTGTGTTCTACGAGGACGACGAGTTGGACCGACTCCTGGCGTCCGACCCGAGATTGGCGCCCGCCAAGCCGCCGCCGTCGCCGCCGCCCCCGCTGCCCCCCGTCTCACCCCCGCACGCCTCCCTCGCCTGA